A stretch of Dehalococcoidia bacterium DNA encodes these proteins:
- a CDS encoding glycosyltransferase, with protein MSRTIAILSKYPPLEGGIAAKTYWIARGLAARGHEVHIITDGLDAGREYRIQGNDEPPEVLPNLWIHRPKEEIPWHIPEGDENFLTLLDLTIRMIQEHKVRVLDTGYLVPYGIIGHIAKRITGIVHVLRHGGSDIEKFLKGKVLGAVLYETINCADVVVTDERHKDLLKPMNKNLVLQPPYVVDAEAFVPREGPELKQRLAVIGKVNYHWQSKGLHHIAEIMHRLTGQFECVFVGQGKGMSDLQSTLGQEVVSNIIWKPFVPPWKMPHLLDQLDALFLFESGLPHPVVSNLAMEAMCSGVGIITDRTDFAETYEGLVAIGDEQVLVVQPVNPSLAAEEIVRWLDKRAKPRQSEGQLATYRDYLAATEALYSNILSCY; from the coding sequence ATGTCTAGAACAATTGCTATTCTCAGCAAGTACCCCCCCTTGGAAGGAGGCATTGCTGCTAAAACCTACTGGATAGCCCGCGGATTAGCAGCTAGAGGTCACGAGGTTCACATTATCACTGATGGGCTCGATGCTGGACGAGAATACCGCATTCAAGGCAACGATGAACCTCCCGAAGTGTTGCCTAACCTGTGGATACACCGACCCAAAGAGGAGATTCCTTGGCATATACCAGAAGGCGATGAGAACTTCCTGACCTTGCTGGATCTTACAATAAGAATGATTCAAGAGCACAAAGTGCGAGTTCTGGACACGGGCTACCTCGTGCCCTACGGCATCATAGGTCATATAGCTAAGCGTATCACCGGCATCGTACATGTGCTCCGGCATGGTGGCTCGGACATAGAGAAGTTCCTCAAAGGGAAGGTTTTAGGGGCAGTGCTCTACGAGACAATAAACTGTGCTGACGTGGTGGTTACTGATGAACGACACAAAGATTTGCTGAAGCCAATGAATAAGAATTTGGTTTTGCAACCGCCTTACGTTGTTGATGCTGAAGCGTTTGTTCCAAGAGAGGGTCCGGAGCTCAAACAGCGGCTAGCTGTCATAGGCAAGGTCAATTATCATTGGCAGTCTAAGGGTTTGCACCATATTGCTGAGATTATGCATCGACTCACAGGTCAATTCGAGTGTGTGTTCGTTGGTCAGGGAAAAGGCATGTCTGACCTCCAGAGCACTCTGGGCCAAGAAGTAGTTTCCAATATTATTTGGAAACCGTTTGTACCCCCTTGGAAAATGCCGCATCTGCTGGATCAGTTAGACGCTCTCTTTTTATTTGAATCAGGTTTGCCACATCCCGTCGTGTCTAATTTAGCAATGGAGGCTATGTGTTCGGGTGTCGGAATTATAACGGATCGAACAGATTTCGCCGAGACATATGAAGGGCTTGTGGCTATTGGTGATGAACAAGTCCTTGTGGTCCAGCCTGTAAATCCATCTTTAGCCGCAGAGGAGATTGTGCGCTGGTTGGATAAGCGAGCCAAGCCAAGACAGTCTGAAGGTCAGCTCGCTACGTACCGCGATTACCTTGCTGCCACCGAAGCCCTTTATAGCAATATCCTGAGCTGTTATTGA
- a CDS encoding acetyl-CoA acetyltransferase: MSGSIKDRVAIVGMGCTKFGELWDKGPSDLIVDAVSEAYADAGVEAKDIEAVWVGTLFSGMGGRSVSEPLKLQYLPVTRVENACGSGHEAVRGASYAVAAGIHDICMAVGFEKLKDEGMSGLPGMENHTNTHYQSSMPGVFAIVATRYFNRYGLSPEEGKTMLAKISIKSHHNGTLNPKAHLRRELTLEQVLNAPIIAWPLGLFDCCGVSDGASAAIIARADIAKKFRPDPVYIKALQICAGPTSGRMTSEYDYTHVEETYRAGVAAYAEAGIKDPRKEISMAEVHDCFSISEAVAMEDLQFSPRGKVKQDIEAGTFHLDGALPVQPDGGLKCFGHPIGASGIRMIYELYLQLQGRADKRQLKDPKLGLAHNMGYEPYASVVSVCIVGL; encoded by the coding sequence ATGTCAGGTAGCATTAAGGATAGAGTCGCCATTGTAGGTATGGGCTGCACCAAGTTTGGCGAGCTGTGGGACAAGGGCCCCAGCGACCTCATCGTGGATGCGGTCAGCGAAGCCTACGCCGATGCCGGTGTCGAGGCAAAGGATATCGAGGCCGTGTGGGTAGGCACCCTTTTCAGTGGAATGGGCGGCCGCTCCGTCAGCGAGCCCTTGAAGCTGCAGTACCTTCCGGTTACCAGGGTAGAGAACGCCTGTGGCTCCGGCCATGAGGCGGTGAGGGGTGCCTCCTATGCTGTAGCCGCCGGTATTCACGATATTTGTATGGCTGTGGGTTTCGAGAAGCTGAAAGATGAGGGCATGAGCGGCCTGCCGGGCATGGAGAATCATACCAACACCCACTATCAGTCAAGCATGCCCGGCGTCTTCGCCATTGTGGCCACCAGGTACTTCAATCGCTACGGATTGAGCCCCGAAGAGGGTAAGACCATGCTGGCCAAGATCTCGATCAAGAGCCACCACAACGGCACACTCAATCCCAAGGCCCATTTGAGGAGGGAGTTAACCCTGGAGCAGGTGTTAAACGCTCCTATTATCGCCTGGCCGCTGGGGCTCTTTGACTGCTGTGGCGTCTCCGATGGCGCTTCAGCAGCTATCATCGCCCGCGCCGATATAGCAAAGAAGTTCCGACCCGATCCGGTATATATAAAGGCACTTCAGATATGCGCCGGCCCCACATCGGGACGAATGACATCAGAGTACGACTACACCCATGTTGAGGAGACCTATCGTGCCGGCGTAGCTGCCTACGCGGAGGCTGGGATTAAGGATCCCCGAAAGGAAATTAGCATGGCCGAGGTCCACGACTGCTTCTCCATAAGCGAGGCTGTTGCCATGGAGGATCTCCAGTTCAGCCCTCGTGGCAAGGTGAAGCAGGACATCGAGGCGGGCACTTTTCACCTTGACGGCGCTCTACCGGTGCAACCCGATGGAGGGCTGAAGTGCTTCGGACACCCCATAGGTGCTTCCGGTATAAGGATGATTTACGAGCTTTATCTCCAGCTTCAGGGCAGGGCTGATAAACGTCAGCTAAAAGACCCCAAGTTGGGCCTGGCACATAACATGGGCTATGAGCCCTACGCATCAGTAGTAAGCGTCTGCATTGTCGGGCTTTAA
- a CDS encoding OB-fold domain-containing protein translates to MIGITSYGAYIPWHRIDRQNFLKAWGGFAMPGEKAVACYDEDSLTMSVEAAIDCLKDIDPHNVDGLYFATTTSPYKEKQCSALMALPLDLRRDIRTADITTSLRSGTTAMSLALDTIKAGTANSILVTAADSRMAAPGGMLEQGLGDGAAALLLGRDNVIAEIKESYSISDELAGTWRSESDTFVRAWEDRMVLDEGYSKVLPEAISGLMGKCGLSPKDLTKVVFDPSGDVRRHGRAAAALGFDPSQLQDPFSLFMSVGITGCAMAPMMLVSALEEAKPGDKILFAGFGNGADAFLMEVTDVIEKLGERRGMRKHLESKRMLENYNDYLRWRELVPLEMARRPEKQHIRLSAIWRERRVLLGLWGVKCRRCGTPQYDNGAMSTSPIRVCAKCQAQDDFRDYNFAGRKAKIFSFTHDQLAQVADPPASVVLIDFEGGGRAFFDLTDRDPEKIEVGTEVEMTFRKMQFDRGITNYFWKARPIRC, encoded by the coding sequence ATGATAGGGATAACATCATATGGTGCCTACATACCCTGGCACCGGATAGACCGGCAGAATTTCCTTAAAGCCTGGGGGGGCTTTGCCATGCCCGGAGAGAAGGCGGTCGCTTGCTATGATGAGGATAGCCTGACCATGTCGGTAGAGGCAGCCATAGACTGCCTGAAAGATATAGACCCACATAACGTAGATGGCCTCTACTTTGCCACTACCACCTCTCCCTATAAGGAGAAGCAATGCTCGGCCTTAATGGCCTTGCCCCTCGATCTGCGTCGGGATATACGCACTGCTGATATAACCACCTCGCTACGCTCGGGGACAACCGCTATGTCCCTGGCCCTGGATACCATTAAAGCCGGTACGGCAAATAGCATCCTGGTAACCGCGGCTGATAGCCGCATGGCAGCCCCGGGCGGCATGCTGGAGCAGGGCCTGGGCGATGGCGCCGCTGCCCTTCTTCTGGGCAGGGATAATGTCATTGCCGAGATTAAGGAGAGCTATTCCATATCGGATGAGCTGGCGGGGACCTGGCGTTCTGAGAGCGACACCTTTGTGCGCGCCTGGGAAGACCGCATGGTACTGGACGAGGGCTACTCCAAGGTTTTACCCGAGGCCATATCTGGCTTGATGGGTAAGTGTGGCCTCTCGCCCAAAGACCTCACCAAGGTCGTTTTCGACCCCTCTGGCGATGTTAGGAGGCACGGCCGTGCGGCAGCAGCCCTGGGTTTTGACCCCTCTCAACTCCAGGACCCGTTTAGCCTCTTTATGAGTGTGGGTATAACCGGCTGTGCTATGGCTCCGATGATGCTGGTAAGCGCCCTGGAGGAGGCCAAGCCAGGAGATAAGATACTCTTTGCCGGTTTTGGAAATGGCGCCGACGCATTTCTCATGGAGGTAACCGATGTCATAGAGAAGCTGGGAGAGCGCCGCGGGATGAGAAAGCATCTAGAGTCCAAGCGGATGCTGGAAAACTATAATGACTATCTGCGCTGGCGTGAGCTGGTTCCTCTGGAGATGGCGAGGAGGCCCGAAAAGCAGCACATCCGCCTATCCGCTATCTGGCGGGAGAGGAGGGTCCTGCTGGGACTCTGGGGCGTCAAGTGCAGGCGCTGCGGCACCCCGCAGTATGACAACGGCGCTATGAGCACGTCACCCATCCGCGTGTGTGCCAAGTGTCAGGCGCAGGACGATTTTAGGGACTATAACTTCGCCGGAAGGAAGGCTAAAATCTTCAGCTTCACCCATGATCAACTGGCCCAGGTCGCTGATCCACCCGCCTCGGTAGTGCTGATCGACTTCGAGGGAGGGGGAAGGGCGTTCTTCGACCTCACCGATCGCGACCCGGAAAAGATCGAGGTGGGTACTGAGGTGGAGATGACCTTCAGGAAGATGCAATTCGATCGGGGCATCACCAACTATTTCTGGAAGGCCAGGCCTATAAGGTGTTAA